TGCAGGTTTGTCTCGGCGAGCATCAGGGCTTTCATTTCCCTTCAGTACAGCACCATTATCTTCCTCATCTTCACCCtctcctgtttttatttcttcagaagGCAGTGGTGATTCCTTTGCTAGCTTTAGCACCATGTGTTCGAGATATTCTGGCAAACTTTTGAACTGCTGTTTGGTTGGCTGGAAGAAGTGAGGGCTTCTCCCTGCTAACAGTCTCAGGGCTCTCCAACCATAATTTGGATTGTTCACAACCTTATATTCATTTTCAATCATGCTTTCCGGGTCTGCCTGTTCAATGGCTtcttcaaagaattcctccaaagTTGGCAGATAGCCTCTTGGGTTTGATTTACAAGCTTCCTTATTATCCGGGCAGAGATCCCAAAGGCTTGTTAACGCCTCCTTTCCCTTCATAGTCTTTTTGTTGGGCCCTTTCCCCAGGAAGTCCTCTGGTGCTGTTCTCTTTCGTACTGCTCTCATCGGCTTAGTATCTGATGTTCTTTCCTTCACAAAACTTGGGCAGCCTTTATTTTTCCACGAGTTCCAGTTTTCTTCAGTGTTTAATATATGCTCTACCATCTTTGAAAGTCTCTCTCCATCGGGTGGGTTTTCAGATAGCAGTTGATAAACTGATTTTGTGGTGCCTTCAATCCAGAGTGACTGCTCATCAGTTAAAACATCGTTTGAACTTTTGGATTTCACCTGTCCCTTGAGATGTTGGAATAAAATGAGATACTGCAGTAGAATGTGCCGGCGAAAGTTACTGTCACTCAGTTGTAAACCCAGCAACTTCTCACTTGTTAAAAATTTTGCAACATATACATGTGCTCTTCCTGTTTTTAGTTCTCTCATCTTTTTTCTTGAGGCCTGAGTGTCATCTAATTTGTAATTCTTGAAAACAGCCAGGACTTCTTCTGAGTACTTGA
The sequence above is drawn from the Myotis daubentonii chromosome 19, mMyoDau2.1, whole genome shotgun sequence genome and encodes:
- the LOC132222196 gene encoding LOW QUALITY PROTEIN: THO complex subunit 1-like (The sequence of the model RefSeq protein was modified relative to this genomic sequence to represent the inferred CDS: inserted 2 bases in 2 codons), giving the protein MSPTRPRFSVPEARTRFTKSTREALNNKSIKPLLNTFGQLPGTEDEKECSLDQALRGVLQEEIINHSSCENVLAVVSLAIGGVTEGICTAPTPSVLLGDVSECLPLDQGDTIFTFVERNVATWKPNTFYSAGKNYLLRMCNDLLRRLSKSQHTVLRARIKLFLARLFPLSERSRLNLQSQFNLENVTVFNTNEQESTLGQKHAEDXGEMGDDEAPTTCSIPMDYSLYRKFWSLQDYFRNPVQCYEKISWITFLKYSEEVLAVFKNYKLDDTQASRKKMRELKTGRAHVYVAKFLTSEKLLGLQLSDSNFRRHILLQYLILFQHLKGQVKSKSSNDVLTDEQSLWIEGTTKSVYQLLSENPPDGERLSKMVEHILNTEENWNSWKNKGCPSFVKERTSDTKPMRAVRKRTAPEDFLGKGPNKKTMKGKEALTSLWDLCPDNKEACKSNPRGYLPTLEEFFEEAIEQADPESMIENEYKVVNNPNYGWRALRLLAGRSPHFFQPTKQQFKSLPEYLEHMVLKLAKESPLPSEEIKTGEGEDEEDNGAVLKGNESPDARRDKPATGXKIETLANKLGEQRNILPPLEKAEAGS